One window of the Salvelinus alpinus chromosome 13, SLU_Salpinus.1, whole genome shotgun sequence genome contains the following:
- the LOC139537040 gene encoding putative nuclease HARBI1 isoform X3 — MKAQNCVFLSALTMACPFVRDVVDEEALVLRRAFRRERVFRDRLDPLAFPDDHLYERYRFSADGIRYLCRLLGPRIKHRTARSHALSVEQMVCVALRFFASGAFLYSVGDAEQLNKATICRTIRSVCLAIKALADVFISFPGHRRLCDIKEEFYRIAGFPNVIGAVDCTHIRIKAPSGAHEADFVNRKSFHSINVQMVCNADCVISNVVAKWPGSVMTPESFGPLKSISAYHKVNSLVCCWETGGMAASLFS; from the exons atgaaggcccaaaattgtgtgttcctttctgctctgacaatggcatgcccattcgtgcgagatgtggtggatgaagaagcacttgtgctgaggagagccttcaggcgagaaagggtcttcagggaccggttggacccactggccttccctgatgaccatctatatgaaagatacaggttttctgcagatggcatcaggtatctatgcagactactgggtcccaggattaagcaccgcactgcacggagccatgcactgagtgtggagcaaatggtttgtgtggccttgcgcttttttgctagtggagccttcctgtactcagtgggggatgcagaacagctgaacaaggccacaatttgccgcacaataaggagtgtgtgtctggctatcaaagcattagcagatgtcttcatctccttccctggccacagaagactctgtgacatcaaagaggagttctataggattgcag gtttccccaatgtcattggtgcagtggactgcacacacataaggataaaagccccctcaggtgcccatgaggccgattttgtgaataggaaatcctttcacagcattaatgttcag atggtctgcaatgctgactgtgtgatcagcaatgttgtggcaaaatggcctggctcagtcatgactccagaatctttcgggcctctgaaatctatcagtgcctatcacaag gtgaattctctggtgtgttgctgggagacagggggtatggctgccagccttttctcctga
- the LOC139537040 gene encoding myb/SANT-like DNA-binding domain-containing protein 4 isoform X2 has product MATRAAYFSPSEAQILMEAYEEVKDIIKKKGNTATVIKQREKAWQSIADRLNALNMNGPKRTWQQVKIKYKNILQNAVKKNTHRQGTGGGSPKADLTPAEDMALELNKGRPVLEGIPGGKETSIGSSQDATRFIQVSGSTVFLLEPPAQAPDDADPGEGPSAAATAHDGDDDEEETISLDSRRHEDPDAIQWENQPGNISSQAIRKLYGNHLRRQIELADIDIQYKKKKMENLALESEIKKRTIRKLDLEIKKLERELQEDDTAQNKN; this is encoded by the exons atggcaactagagccgcgtacttttccccgtcggaagcacaaatcctcatggaggcatacgaggaggtaaaagatataattaagaagaaaggcaacaccgccacagtgataaagcaaagagaaaaagcgtggcaaagtattgcagaccgcctgaatgc attaaacatgaacgggccaaaacggacatggcagcaggtcaaaatcaaatacaagaacattctgcagaatg cagtgaaaaagaatacccacagacaaggcacgggtggtgggtcaccaaaggctgaccttaccccagcagaggacatggccttggagctaaataaaggcaggcccgtcttagaggggatccctggggggaaagagacgagcataggttcctcccaagatgccacccgcttcattcaag tgtctggcagcactgtgttcctgttagagccaccagcacaagcaccagacgatgctgatcca ggtgaaggccccagtgcagcagcaacagcacatgatggagacgatgatgaggaggagaccatctctctggattccagaaggcatgag gacccagatgctatacagtgggaaaaccagcctggcaacata agctcacaagctatcagaaagttgtatggcaaccacctccggcgccaaatagaactggcagacatagacattcagtacaagaagaaaaagatggaaaatcttgcactggagtccgaaataaaaaagaggacaattaggaaactggaccttgaaataaaaaaacttgagagggag ctccaagaagatgacacagctcaaaataaaaattag
- the LOC139537040 gene encoding myb/SANT-like DNA-binding domain-containing protein 4 isoform X1, whose amino-acid sequence MATRAAYFSPSEAQILMEAYEEVKDIIKKKGNTATVIKQREKAWQSIADRLNALNMNGPKRTWQQVKIKYKNILQNAVKKNTHRQGTGGGSPKADLTPAEDMALELNKGRPVLEGIPGGKETSIGSSQDATRFIQVSGSTVFLLEPPAQAPDDADPGEGPSAAATAHDGDDDEEETISLDSRRHEDPDAIQWENQPGNISSQAIRKLYGNHLRRQIELADIDIQYKKKKMENLALESEIKKRTIRKLDLEIKKLEREVRYAFNVHCMLTVTQMY is encoded by the exons atggcaactagagccgcgtacttttccccgtcggaagcacaaatcctcatggaggcatacgaggaggtaaaagatataattaagaagaaaggcaacaccgccacagtgataaagcaaagagaaaaagcgtggcaaagtattgcagaccgcctgaatgc attaaacatgaacgggccaaaacggacatggcagcaggtcaaaatcaaatacaagaacattctgcagaatg cagtgaaaaagaatacccacagacaaggcacgggtggtgggtcaccaaaggctgaccttaccccagcagaggacatggccttggagctaaataaaggcaggcccgtcttagaggggatccctggggggaaagagacgagcataggttcctcccaagatgccacccgcttcattcaag tgtctggcagcactgtgttcctgttagagccaccagcacaagcaccagacgatgctgatcca ggtgaaggccccagtgcagcagcaacagcacatgatggagacgatgatgaggaggagaccatctctctggattccagaaggcatgag gacccagatgctatacagtgggaaaaccagcctggcaacata agctcacaagctatcagaaagttgtatggcaaccacctccggcgccaaatagaactggcagacatagacattcagtacaagaagaaaaagatggaaaatcttgcactggagtccgaaataaaaaagaggacaattaggaaactggaccttgaaataaaaaaacttgagagggaggtgagatatgccttcaatgtacactgtatgctaactgtaacacaaatgtattaa
- the LOC139537042 gene encoding WD repeat-containing protein 73-like isoform X2, with the protein MGETSSVEDEFDEWFIESLKIYNHIHEYQLEHPTRAIEWTSEKSYNSDKNEILELLLPLKLFADDNQGLCAERDFKVVHGGFSDGSIHCLKHIPGTRCVVTNDGFNSNLQVWDLGGDDCDVIKRTGVLQLKSASSDNGVKIAPGLTGGPCVLHGSQISDIQLTELTSGKPLYSLGKDIPDLLSSLQFVSGSVFLACACNGDLYVGDTRKPSAPQNNPAGGREGAHWCMGVKTDLSSSDPSSCSVARLSSACQVVVSDLRDLRAPLCQAQLHVQRKTTSDDFMKVTWAPALDNCLAVSGFDGMVQIYDTASWRPELMEFQPFFIHRGHMMSDDQFDTSLAVVTTHVWHPSRPRTVLSAAVDGSVHVWDWVDKATASC; encoded by the exons ATGGGTGAAACCTCTTCGGTTGAGGATGAATTTGATGAGTGGTTTATCGAGTCTTTGAAAAT ATACAATCATATTCACGAGTATCAACTTGAACATCCTACAAGAGCAATTGAATGGACATCAGAAAAAA GTTACAATTCGGATAAAAATGAAATTTTAGAGCTGCTGTTGCCACTGAAACTTTTCGCTGATGATAATCAG GGTCTTTGTGCAGAACGAGATTTCAAAGTTGTCCATGGAGGTTTCTCAGATGGCTCCATTCATTGCCTCAAACACATTCCAGGAACAAG GTGTGTCGTTACCAATGATGGCTTCAACTCCAATCTCCAGGTGTGGGACTTAGGAGGAGACGATTGTG ATGTCATAAAGAGGACAGGAGTTTTACAACTGAAGAGTGCATCATCAGATAACGGTGTCAAAATAGCCCCTGGGTTAACTGGAGGCCCATGTGTTCTTCATGGCTCTCAGATCAGCGATATTCAACTGACTGAGCTGACGTCAGGAAAGCCACTCTACTCTCTGG GGAAAGACATTCCAGATTTACTAAGCTCCCTGCAATTTGTGAGTGGCAGTGTATTTCTCGCTTGTGCCTGCAATGGCGACCTGTATGTGGGGGACACACGGAAGCCTTCCGCTCCTCAGAATAACccagctggagggagagagggcgccCACTGGTGTATGGGTGTTAAGACAGACCTGTCCTCATCAGACCCATCCTCCTGTAGTGTAGCAAGGCTCTCATCCGCCTGCCAAGTGGTTGTGTCTGATCTAAGGGACCTGAGAGCCCCCTTGTGTCAAGCCCAGCttcatgtccagaggaaaactaccaGTGATGACTTCATGAAGGTGACTTGGGCACCTGCTTTAGACAACTGTCTGGCTGTGTCAG GTTTTGATGGAATGGTGCAAATCTACGACACTGCCTCTTGGAGACCAGAGTTGATGGAATTCCAGCCTTTTTTTATCCACCGAGGTCACATGATGTCCGATGATCAGTTTgacacttcattagctgtggtcaCCACTCATGTTTGGCATCCAAGTCGGCCCAGGACTGTCCTCTCTGCTGCTGTAGACGGGTCTGTGCATGTATGGGACTGGGTCGACAAAGCcactgccagctgttga
- the LOC139537042 gene encoding WD repeat-containing protein 73-like isoform X1: MGETSSVEDEFDEWFIESLKIYNHIHEYQLEHPTRAIEWTSEKTICVAGYNSDKNEILELLLPLKLFADDNQGLCAERDFKVVHGGFSDGSIHCLKHIPGTRCVVTNDGFNSNLQVWDLGGDDCDVIKRTGVLQLKSASSDNGVKIAPGLTGGPCVLHGSQISDIQLTELTSGKPLYSLGKDIPDLLSSLQFVSGSVFLACACNGDLYVGDTRKPSAPQNNPAGGREGAHWCMGVKTDLSSSDPSSCSVARLSSACQVVVSDLRDLRAPLCQAQLHVQRKTTSDDFMKVTWAPALDNCLAVSGFDGMVQIYDTASWRPELMEFQPFFIHRGHMMSDDQFDTSLAVVTTHVWHPSRPRTVLSAAVDGSVHVWDWVDKATASC; the protein is encoded by the exons ATGGGTGAAACCTCTTCGGTTGAGGATGAATTTGATGAGTGGTTTATCGAGTCTTTGAAAAT ATACAATCATATTCACGAGTATCAACTTGAACATCCTACAAGAGCAATTGAATGGACATCAGAAAAAA CTATATGTGTTGCAGGTTACAATTCGGATAAAAATGAAATTTTAGAGCTGCTGTTGCCACTGAAACTTTTCGCTGATGATAATCAG GGTCTTTGTGCAGAACGAGATTTCAAAGTTGTCCATGGAGGTTTCTCAGATGGCTCCATTCATTGCCTCAAACACATTCCAGGAACAAG GTGTGTCGTTACCAATGATGGCTTCAACTCCAATCTCCAGGTGTGGGACTTAGGAGGAGACGATTGTG ATGTCATAAAGAGGACAGGAGTTTTACAACTGAAGAGTGCATCATCAGATAACGGTGTCAAAATAGCCCCTGGGTTAACTGGAGGCCCATGTGTTCTTCATGGCTCTCAGATCAGCGATATTCAACTGACTGAGCTGACGTCAGGAAAGCCACTCTACTCTCTGG GGAAAGACATTCCAGATTTACTAAGCTCCCTGCAATTTGTGAGTGGCAGTGTATTTCTCGCTTGTGCCTGCAATGGCGACCTGTATGTGGGGGACACACGGAAGCCTTCCGCTCCTCAGAATAACccagctggagggagagagggcgccCACTGGTGTATGGGTGTTAAGACAGACCTGTCCTCATCAGACCCATCCTCCTGTAGTGTAGCAAGGCTCTCATCCGCCTGCCAAGTGGTTGTGTCTGATCTAAGGGACCTGAGAGCCCCCTTGTGTCAAGCCCAGCttcatgtccagaggaaaactaccaGTGATGACTTCATGAAGGTGACTTGGGCACCTGCTTTAGACAACTGTCTGGCTGTGTCAG GTTTTGATGGAATGGTGCAAATCTACGACACTGCCTCTTGGAGACCAGAGTTGATGGAATTCCAGCCTTTTTTTATCCACCGAGGTCACATGATGTCCGATGATCAGTTTgacacttcattagctgtggtcaCCACTCATGTTTGGCATCCAAGTCGGCCCAGGACTGTCCTCTCTGCTGCTGTAGACGGGTCTGTGCATGTATGGGACTGGGTCGACAAAGCcactgccagctgttga
- the LOC139537041 gene encoding sialidase-3-like isoform X1: MGNTSSRSYFPGIKMQPAKTTLFKQEQTGTTYRIPALIYLKESQTFLAFAEKRSSPSDSDAKMIVMRRGTQQNGSTQWSESRELLSACLPDHRTMNPCPVYEKNTKTIFLFFICILGNTPEHHQIWTGKNKAHLCYITSNDEGQSWSQTKDLTESVIGKTVRRWATFAVGPGHGIQMENGRLIIPTYAYYIHFKCFSFPFPFTVQPHALSIYSDDFGQTWQMGRMLQRKSCECEMAEIIDHEGSSHLYCNARHRGHRVEALSESSGVYFDKPRLAPRLVEPCHGGCQGSVIGFPAPEQGEEGMGGTTSSPVTSDTQTWLLFTHPTNKRTRKDLGVYLNRSPLHTSGWDRPWIVHSGPSGYSDLAYSEDTEHFACLMECGENSELEQIAFVSFPLSDVMQSVDEKGNTF, translated from the exons ATGGGGAATACCTCATCAAGGAGTTATTTTCCGGGAATCAAAATGCAACCTGCTAAAACGACTCTGTTCAAACAGGAGCAAACTGGGACGACATACAGAATCCCAGCTCTCATCTACCTAAAAGAGAGTCAGACATTCCTTGCCTTTGCAGAGAAGCGCTCTTCCCCCAGTGACAGTGATGCAAAAATGATTGTTATGAGGAGAGGCACACAACAAAATGGATCCACTCAG TGGTCAGAATCCCGGGAGCTGTTATCAGCATGTTTACCAGACCACCGCACCATGAACCCCTGCCCGGTGTATGAAAAGAATACCAAGACTATATTCCTCTTTTTCATCTGCATTTTGGGGAACACTCCAGAGCACCATCAGATCTGGACAGGCAAGAATAAGGCCCACCTGTGTTACATCACCAGTAATGATGAGGGCCAGAGCTGGAGCCAGACAAAGGACTTGACAGAGAGTGTGATTGGCAAAACGGTCAGAAGGTGGGCTACATTTGCTGTGGGACCAGGCCATGGCATTCAAATGGAGAATGGAAGATTGATCATTCCTACCTATGCCTATTATATCCACTTCAAATGCttctccttccccttccccttcacGGTACAGCCACATGCTCTCTCAATATACAGTGACGACTTCGGTCAGACATGGCAAATGGGCAGGATGCTTCAAAGAAAGTCCTGTGAATGTGAGATGGCAGAGATCATAGACCACGAGGGCAGCAGTCACCTGTACTGCAACGCCCGCCATAGAGGTCACAGAGTGGAAGCTTTGAGTGAGAGCAGTGGGGTTTACTTTGACAAGCCCCGCTTGGCTCCAAGGTTAGTGGAGCCGTGCCATGGTGGTTGCCAAGGCAGTGTGATTGGCTTCCCTGCCCCTGAGCAAGGTGAAGAGGGCATGGGTGGTACCACATCATCACCAGTGACCTCAGACACGCAAACCTGGCTACTCTTCACCCACCCGACCAATAAGAGGACGAGGAAAGACTTGGGGGTGTATTTGAACCGTTCCCCACTGCACACGTCAGGTTGGGACCGGCCCTGGATCGTCCACAGTGGACCCAGTGGCTACTCAGACCTGGCCTACAGTGAGGACACTGAGCACTTTGCTTGCCTGATGGAATGTGGCGAGAATAGTGAGCTTGAACAGATTGCCTTTGTGTCTTTTCCCCTCAGTGATGTCATGCAGAGCGTTGACGAGAAAGGAAATACCTTCTAG
- the LOC139537041 gene encoding sialidase-3-like isoform X2: MIVMRRGTQQNGSTQWSESRELLSACLPDHRTMNPCPVYEKNTKTIFLFFICILGNTPEHHQIWTGKNKAHLCYITSNDEGQSWSQTKDLTESVIGKTVRRWATFAVGPGHGIQMENGRLIIPTYAYYIHFKCFSFPFPFTVQPHALSIYSDDFGQTWQMGRMLQRKSCECEMAEIIDHEGSSHLYCNARHRGHRVEALSESSGVYFDKPRLAPRLVEPCHGGCQGSVIGFPAPEQGEEGMGGTTSSPVTSDTQTWLLFTHPTNKRTRKDLGVYLNRSPLHTSGWDRPWIVHSGPSGYSDLAYSEDTEHFACLMECGENSELEQIAFVSFPLSDVMQSVDEKGNTF; the protein is encoded by the exons ATGATTGTTATGAGGAGAGGCACACAACAAAATGGATCCACTCAG TGGTCAGAATCCCGGGAGCTGTTATCAGCATGTTTACCAGACCACCGCACCATGAACCCCTGCCCGGTGTATGAAAAGAATACCAAGACTATATTCCTCTTTTTCATCTGCATTTTGGGGAACACTCCAGAGCACCATCAGATCTGGACAGGCAAGAATAAGGCCCACCTGTGTTACATCACCAGTAATGATGAGGGCCAGAGCTGGAGCCAGACAAAGGACTTGACAGAGAGTGTGATTGGCAAAACGGTCAGAAGGTGGGCTACATTTGCTGTGGGACCAGGCCATGGCATTCAAATGGAGAATGGAAGATTGATCATTCCTACCTATGCCTATTATATCCACTTCAAATGCttctccttccccttccccttcacGGTACAGCCACATGCTCTCTCAATATACAGTGACGACTTCGGTCAGACATGGCAAATGGGCAGGATGCTTCAAAGAAAGTCCTGTGAATGTGAGATGGCAGAGATCATAGACCACGAGGGCAGCAGTCACCTGTACTGCAACGCCCGCCATAGAGGTCACAGAGTGGAAGCTTTGAGTGAGAGCAGTGGGGTTTACTTTGACAAGCCCCGCTTGGCTCCAAGGTTAGTGGAGCCGTGCCATGGTGGTTGCCAAGGCAGTGTGATTGGCTTCCCTGCCCCTGAGCAAGGTGAAGAGGGCATGGGTGGTACCACATCATCACCAGTGACCTCAGACACGCAAACCTGGCTACTCTTCACCCACCCGACCAATAAGAGGACGAGGAAAGACTTGGGGGTGTATTTGAACCGTTCCCCACTGCACACGTCAGGTTGGGACCGGCCCTGGATCGTCCACAGTGGACCCAGTGGCTACTCAGACCTGGCCTACAGTGAGGACACTGAGCACTTTGCTTGCCTGATGGAATGTGGCGAGAATAGTGAGCTTGAACAGATTGCCTTTGTGTCTTTTCCCCTCAGTGATGTCATGCAGAGCGTTGACGAGAAAGGAAATACCTTCTAG